The nucleotide sequence AAATTGGCTCGACTTGACCAAAATTTGTACCCAGtctatttcaaacatataatttGTTAGTTTTGGATCTGAATGTCAGGCCTGGAATCAAACCATGGAAAACATCACAATTACTTGAAAGCATATAACATCCTTGAAGCCTTCAATCTACGCCTAACATAACAGGGCTACCTCACCTACTGAAAAAATCTGCAAGGCTAAGATCCAACTTGGAGAGCCAATGGAAACTAATTAAGGTAGTTGGATGGTACCACCAACAAATTCCTTTTGGCTTTGTTTATCCTGTAGTCAAGGCAACAATAAATCATAGAGAATAGTTTGAGAAAATTGGCCGGAGGTCACAATCTCTTGCGTCTCCATATTTCTCACCACTTTGCTATGCCAATTGTAGTAGAGAGGGACTCACTATCTACTTGTGCTGAAAATCTAGCATAACATTCAAATGTGGCTCGCCATCCTTTTCGGACGGAAGTTGAGATTAGATTTGTCGCTACAATTAGAAGTAAGAAAAATATGTTTGAAGTTGAGATTAAATTTGTTGTCATAACAATTAgaagttaaaaaaatatgttcgacatgaaaggaaaaacaaattttaaattttgatatatataaGAGGTGGAATTCTATGTTGATATCCAAACAAagcatatccttttttttttttttaacgaaCAAGCTTGTGGTGCACCAAATTATCTTGCAATTAGTATATCCAATTCTTgtaaaaaatttctttttttcatttccccaaatttttttttttttaaggaatgaGAAAGACTTATTTCAATTCCTACTCAAAAAAAGTGAGaagctaaagaaaattttcccTAGATATAGGAAAGATGTGACTTTAATACACCTCATTTCAAATTTATTGAAGaagtataaaaaaaataaacactCATTGACAACACCACCTTacctaaataaataaaaatctacaGGACACCTTATAACACCAAATGTAGGTAGATAGATACATAGAATACACACACCTAACATCCCATTATGCGGTCCCCTTCAATTTCTAATGGTTGACTTCAGGCTAAAGCATCCCAATGGACCCAAACTATAGATGCAAACTATTAGAATATAGAATTAAACAATCTATATATAATTTGGTAAtttacctatttatttaatgaaGTACCACCACAGTAAATGATCCAAGAGCTCTTCAAAACCCTAACAACAACATCAGCTCTTGTCaggatctctcttttttttttggtttgtcaGGATCTCTTTCCACCATGCTAAATTAACTAACAAACTGATAAATATATACAAAGTTATATCACATCCAACTGCTAGAGTCCCTGGGCTTGCAACTTTTCTTGCTATATATTCCTattgataaaaaatataaaaattaggaAATAACATTAATGATGCCAtgttaaagaaaaaatagaaatattaatcatcaAATAGTACTGAATAGAAAATATAAAACGCATTGGACAAATATTAGAaattaaataaaacaaaataataaataataaaagaacatgaaataaaaaccataaaatatgaatataaatataaatataaaaaatgacaTTTATTGATTCTGTTGTAATATACAACTAGTGTTATTCAACTTctgttcttttttattattttttattctcatttttaatttgatatttttattcCTGGCAACAAAAAAAtagtaagaaaatttttaaaattctctCAGTCTGCTCACTCTTCCTCCTATCTCTACCAAAACCCTGTACttccctgtttcttcttctgtGGGTACTTCCCTCCTGAACCCTAGAAGTAGAAGCTGCTCTTAACTCAAACCTCTCAAAGCCTTCTCTCTAGTCCTACTTTATCAACATCAATTGCACCCTTCTCTCTCAGTCTCCATCGTTCCATCCAAACAGTTCTTTGGGAACTCAAATCAGTTTTTCtcattcttccttcttctctctaGAAACGAGAGAAGGcccagaggagaaagaagacgaAATGCATCCATTTTTTAAGTAAAAGAACCAGCATTGCCCCGTTTGTTTAGTTCTTTTTAGGTTTTTTCTATTCCTTCCTTTTGCGTGGCccgagaagaagaggaaagtcggcctttttttttctttttgttctccgtgtcctcttctctttctttctccagtggaaaggggaaggagaagaaaggggaaTGGGGGGATTGGAGAGAACCAGTATCAGCATGGAGACCACCTGTGGTGCTTTGCTCAGAGAGCTCGAggtccgctctctctctctctctctctctctctcatatcttctgtatttcttctttttttattatttcgtGGCCTAAGGGGAACGGGAAATGGGATTTCTTTAGTGGTCTTAAAGTTGAATTTCCGGGCATTTTTCGTGCTTTTGGGATCTTTTTTCGTGCTTTAGGTCTCTtgattcctttcttcttttttctcttcttttctctggGTTTTCAAAATTGGACGCTTTCGtgattcctttcttttttttcttttttttggctttttactgcgtatttttttcttaatttttagcAATCTCTCAGttgcagaaagaaaaaaaaaaaaactttaaaacaaTTCGACGAAAATGCTTAGGAATTGAATAGATTCATGATGCTATTTCTAACTATTGTGTATTGGGTACCTGGATATACCTCTCTTAATTGTCCTTGTTCAAAAATGGAAAATTTTGAACGCATCGTTATCTTTCCATGAGTTGTCTTCTTGAAGATGGGGATTTCTTCTGACTTATTTTgaaatccttctttttgatgatttgaGTAATTTCAAGGATTAAGAATATCAGATCAAATTTTGTAATGATGCTCGTGTCAGATCTTGTTTACAAAATCTGGTTTTTCTGATACTACCAATGTAATTATGTGTTTATGGTTGCGGGAGAGCAGCAAATATGGGCAGAGATTGGGGTGAGCGAAGATGAGAAAGACCGCATGTTATTGGAGTTGGAGAGGGAGTGCATGCAAGTGTACACGAGGAAGGTCGATGAAGCGAGCAGCTCAAGGGCACGGCTCCATCAGTCATTGGTTGCAAAGGAAGCAGAACTTGCAGCTCTGGTTGTCTCCCTTGGTGAACACAGCCTCCAATTGAAGGTAGCCTCTCTCATCCATTTCTTCTTCCTGTCCATGGGATCAATATCAAGTGCTCCTACTAGATATTGTGCATGTAATCAAACACTTAATTTTCAGTCAACTTTTCAGTAAATAATTGCAATCTAAGTTGAGATTTGGAGGTGATTAAAGAGGTATTTATGTATTTCAAGGTCTCAGTTTGGACTACAATAACATATCTTGAGTTTTGACCAAATTGATCGGCTACACAAATCTTTGTTATACTCTTTCAGCAATCTTTCTGCAGGGTATTGTCAATAATAGCTTAGATACTATTGTATATTTAGACTGCTGTCTGGGAAATAAGAACAGAATAAGCTTACCTGTCCTGGGTCAGACAGGATACAGCAATATGAGCTGGCCTGTTGATCGTTGATTGGATAAACAGGTGGGTACACAGGCCATGTCAGATTGGCCAAACTAAATGAGAGTGGAAGATTACATGTCCCAACATGACATGGTGAGTGGATCCCACATTATATGCCTACTTAATTTCAGAGCCCCGTATCCCGTCTTGGGCAAGTCAGCATAGCAGTTCCAGATTATAGTGCAGAGCATTGTCTCATTAGCAATGTTCATACGTGTCtgatcaaaataaattttgaattgcatatatttttCCATAGGCTCTGAAACAACCAAGACCTCTTCCTCACGGAGTCCTACAATACATTTTGTTTATTAAAACATCTACTGCACCATTTCTTTGCATAATCATCTCCACCTTTACGCACACTTCCCTAATTGTTCATCCCTGTAAACCAGCAAGTAGTCTGTGCAGAACATATTATCATCCACTCTGTGGATGCATCCATGCCAATAAAGCTTGCAGGCTGTATGTTCTTAATCTGGAAATGGAAGGCATTATTAGATATTTACTGCTTGATAATGAAGCATATTTGCTCACCAGCCATGAATATTCCAGGCTCAGTAACTTCAGGAGGACATTAGCTGAGAACACGTAAGGAGCTGTACAAGCAACATGATGACTACTACTATTTACGCAGCCATCCATCATTGGGCAAATTATGTCACCTGCCGGCACTTTGTGCTGGCTGCACATAAAATCACGTATGTGTCATTTATGCATGCTCCTTAGGTTGTACCCATTTTCGAGAACTCTTTGTCCATTTCTTTCCAGTATAATTATAATGGGTCGAGATCCAATTCCTACACCATGAAGTTGTAATCAATTGCTGAATTAGTATTTTAGAATAACATAAGAATCAGTTCTTAACTTGGCAATAACACAAATGGAAGGAACGTTCTAAATACATGTGCAAATGAGTGACCCCTAAATAGCTTCCAATGACATTATTGATGGAAACATGATTATATAAATGTCTTAGTGAACAGAAATGAGGTGGCACCATGGCAGGGCTTTACTAAAAGAAACTATGGATTCTAATTCCATCTGAACTAGTTGTAGGAGTATCTCATTTACAACTAAAATCTCAACTAACAAATAGGCCATTACTCTGATATGCAGATATagatcaaggttttaaatcccatGGAACTGGGCTTTCCCAGTTTCTCCATGGAACGGGACGTCCAATTGTCTCGTCCGGTCCAGTGGCCCTCCTGGTCAAGCATCTAGGTAGATGTTCTCTATCTCTCTCaccttcttttatttatttatttctttctttgttctttttctttttctttccttcttccttctttccttcattcctttctttttcttcttttattctcttcttcttcttttttctttcccttctttcttatttccttccaacctatcttcctcttcacccttctttcctttctttctttcctttttcttcttctttctttcttttcattattgtttctccatttttttctttccccttttttcctttctttctttcctttttcttcttctttccttttttctattttctttttctttccttactttctttgtttcctctttcttcttctttccttttttctattttcttttctttccttactttctttgtttcctctctcttcttctttccatgcaTCAATGGGTTTCAAAGTCCCACCCCCATCCCGGTCCCCTTTTTCTCATACAAATAGGACAGGAATGCAGGGATGCCCCCGGCCCCGCTGGGATTTAGAACATGGATATAGATAACGTCTTTATGAGAATCTCCTAGTGTCCATGGAGATCTCAGTATCACACTCACAAGGGAATGGAATCTTGTTGCTCAAAacattttatgattgatttagaaAGTTACATTTGATGGATCAGAGTTCTTTTTAGAGAAGGTTGAAGAGGAATGCATCATCAAAAATCACCCTGTCCAGAATTTGACGGCGATGCTGGACTTTCCAAAGTTGCCTGATTTTGGAAGTTTGGATGATGATACCGGGTTCTAAAGTGATGATAAGACTTAGTTTACGGAAAACAACTGGAAGGATATTTAGCACTCTTACACGACCACAAACGTTGGCCTGCCAATTTTCAAAACTATATTGTACAGCATGGGAACTGTTTCACCAATCAAGCATCTGGGTGATTAGAAAATTTTGTAACAGCAGGCAATGTTGCATGGAAACAGGATAATGCTGAGGTTTTCTGATTTCCTCCAAATTATACAGGAattttagattagaattttatgcAAGCCACATAGCTCTTTTGAATTGTGTttgattttcttaatttttggtCAGCTGAATTGCCCATAGCTTCTATATAATCCCACTTAGTCATGTAATTTTGCATgccaataatattttaatatctgCTTTTTTCGCTCACAGCATTATAAAATGTGTGCCTGATTATGCATGTGCTAAAGGGAGCATTATGTATATGTTTGTTTTTGTGATTATTTTTTAAGGCTTTGACTTATGAAGTAGAGATAAACATTTTTATGGTTTTACTTGGTAGTgatcataattttgtacttgacattCTGAAATAAATTACTAACTGCAAGAAGTAAAATGATGTTTTTAGTTATGAAAACAAACAATTTGATATTCTATTTTTTAAGTTATACCTTTCAACTTTCTTCTGCACCAGGCTGGCACTGGAGGTACTACAAGTTAATTCCCATtatttatatgtttttctgttCAGCATCATCTATCAGTTTCAATGGATTTAATAGCATAAATTATGCCAATTAAACAAGAGTTCCTTTCCTTCCATGCAACTGAAAATGATGTTTAACTTATGCTAATTTCTTTGGGACTTCCATGTCATGGCTCATTGCAGCAGTTGACTGTTTGATAAACTTATGTATGTAGATGGAGAAACAAACATCGTTAAGGGAGCAGCTCGCTTCAGTTACACCCCTTTTGGAAGAATTACAAGtaaagaagggggaacgggTCAAACAATTTGCTGAGTTGCAATCACAGATTGAGAAGATCAGTGCAGAGATTACAGGCTATAGTCATCGGTCTGATGCTCTAAATCATCCCTTTACTGTGGAAGAACATGATTTGTCAATCACAAAGCTTACTGAATATCAGACACAGCTACGGAGcctccaaaaagaaaaggtaaTTGCCTAGCTTCGCATCAGAATAAGGTCTTAAACTGCCAGCTTTATAATTTATCCTCCTTTATGTGACCCCTTGTAGCTTGCTAAGGAAACGCTGTTGCTTTAGACCATTGGAATGCAGCATCCTAGTGTCACTAATCTGTCATTGAAAACCAACTTAATTTGACCGAAGAGCAGATAGATGCTTGTGATAGGCCCATTATAACTAATAGTTGAATGGTAAATAACTAATATTTGCAAAGCTCCTTTTCTGGaggagaaaacaaaaatatatacaGATGATGCAACTTACAAAGAGATGGCAGCAGCAGTAAAAAGGTTAAAATCACAAAAAGGGGTCATGGGGGCTAAACATTTTGTACAATCTACAAATTATGAGACACTGTGTGATTAGATTGTCCTGATGTTCTATATCCCATTTAATTACACCTCACTATCATATATTTGTTTGCATTACAGCAATGTTACGAGCTTAAGTTGTAGTAGTGTACAAATAACTGCTAGTTTACTTGTATAGTTGTACCTTTCCCACAGATAACTATAATCACAAGTTCACAACCATTGGGCCTTATCGCAACTATTCGAGGTATCATCCACACATAATTAGTTTACTGTGCTTGCGTGCATGTTTTCACGTAAATGCTGTAGAAAGAATCCTGGAAACCTATGAGTTTCCAGAACACAGTCAACTATGTTCCATAGTGgaccagaaaaaagaaaaatggtggCCATATGTTTTCACCCAAATGTCACCATGGTTACCGAAAGACATCTGAGTCTACAACTTCTAATTCCTGGCCAGTTTTGAACATTTTAGCAGGTCAAAAATTAGTCAAATGTTGCAAGCAattttttgggcaaatctatcCCAAGTACCCAGGCAAATTTGTCCCAGACAAAGCTGTTATTGAGGTACTAATTATTATGAGTCTTCTAGGTAGGTTTTATGGTCCCAGTTATTACAATATTAGTCTTGACACTGATTTTATTATGGCCAAATGATTCCTCATGTTGTTTTCTTCTTAAATTTTGGCTTCATCATCCAGCCTCATGCATGTCCCCTTTAAAGGTTGTGTTGCATGAGTACAATTTAGTGGTCCTTCCTGTATTTCTGCTGGAAGTTTGTTTTTGCATGCAACAAGAAGGGCACCAAGAAACAGTCTAAGGTGGATAATGCTAAATCATAAGTGCTCTTATACAATTGTTATGTTACTATTTGTTTTCTTAGCCTACATAGAGAACAATCTCTTTCTTCCTAAAGCATGCCAAGATTTTAAATGCTTGTATTCAAGTACCTAGTCTTTTTCTGTAAGTTTAAAATGCATTTTTTGTTGCAAATCACATGTTGCTTTTGTAAAAGGATTCCTGACCACGTGGTCTTCTGCTTCCAGTCTGATCGCCTTCATAAGGTTCTCGAGTATGTAAATGAAGTGCACTCTTTGTGTGGTGTGCTTGGAGTGGATTTTAGGAAGACAGTGGATGAAGTACACCCCAGTTTGCATGAGACTGGTTCAGAGCAATCCACAAACATCAGTGATAACACCCTGGAGGGTCTATCTCAAGCCATCCTGAAgctaaaaacagaaaagaagATACGAATACAAAAGGTAATCAACTTTTTGCAGTACagccaaaagaagaaaaaaaaagaataaatctttTGGTGCTGTCCTTGGATAATACTTGTCATATGTTTGTAACCCATTTGGTTTGGTATTGTAGTTGCGAGAAACGGTGGAATCACTCTTTGAACTGTGGAATCTGATGGATTCGTCTGAGGAAGAGAGGAGACGCTTTGGAAAAGTAACAAGCATTCTCGGATCATCAGAAAGCAACGTTACATATTCTGGAATACTGTCACTTGAGACAATCAAGCAGGTTGGGTAATGGAAGTCCCTTTATCCTTTATCTTTAACCTAAAGGCAGCTAGTTCGATCATCGTTATTACTTTGGCAGATGGAAGCTGAGGTTGCGAGGTTGACAAAACTAAAATCCAGCAGAATGAAAGAACTTGTTCTTAAGAGGAGATATGAACTAGAAGATATATGTAGAAGCGCACATATTGAACTCGATACGAGCACCGCACCAGAGAAGTCCATGGCATTGATAGACTCTGGTACATCTATTGCTCCAGACGCTTCCACAGTACAGAGAATATTGTGGCATGTATTTGGCCAAGTAACAATCTTTAACATGCAGGTCTTGTGGATCCTTCTGAACTTCTGGCAAATGTTGAGGCACAAATCatgaaagcaaaagaagaatctatgataaGAAAAGAAATCATGGACAGAGTAAAAAAATGGCTAGCAGCTTGTGAGGAAGAAAGTTGGCTAGAAGAATACAATCAGGTGGGATAGTTTTCCTGAATATTTTCTATTCATGTCTTGATGTAATCTAGTATACTGCATActgattatatttttttcttcacaTTAAAACTGATAAGCCTAGATAATTTTGCATATTCCTATGTAACATCATTTAAAAGTCAATGTTTAGTTCTTTGCTGAATTTGTGCATGCTTCAAGTCTAAATTTTGGCACCTACTCGGATTCAGGATGAGAACAGGTACGGTGCTCTAAGAGGCGCCCACTTGAATCTAAAACGAGCGGAGAAGGCCCGGGTGATGATTAGCAAAATCCCAGGTATTGATTGCTCCAAATTCCCATGTGGTCCAACCAATTTACTTGAGTATATCTATAGTGTCTGACTAGAGACTTGGTTTTAGCTATTGTCGACAATCTAATAAGCAGAACATTTGCCTGGGAGGATGAACAAAATATGCCTTTTCTATATGATGGGGTGAGATGAgtttccttttctctctttacTTTCAATATATGAATAGTCTATCAGcttatttaatttctttttatcaTGATGAATTATTGTACTGTTAATTGGTCAAGGTTcgtttgatttctattctggaAGAGTACAAGCTTACTAgacaacaaagggaagaggaAAAAAGACGATATCGGGTAGCTGCTAATTGAAGTTTCAATATTCTTTGTCCTGCGCATATCTTCTGCAAAGTTGTTAAATGGTTACGCATTTGCCTTTCATGTTGCAGGATCAGAAGAAGTTACAAAATTTACTTACTGAAAAGGAAGTAGTGTATGCATCCAAACCTAGTCCAAGAAGGAGCAACAGTTTTAACAGGAAAATAAATGGGTATCATGCAAATGGAAATGGAAATGGCTTTATGACTCCCACATCACTGCGATTTTCTGTTGGCAGTGCAACTCCTGGGCTCCTCACACCACGATCGTATTCTGGCCAGCACAATGGGTATTTCAAGGAGATGAGACGGTTGTCAACTGCACCTTTGAACTTTGTTGCTATATCTAAAGAGGATGCTACATCTTCATTTGCATCAATCAGTGGTTCAGAACCAGGGTCACCACGTCTGGGTTAATGCCACATTTAAATTGGTATTACTCTTTGTAACTAGCTATTATTTTACTTAGCATTTATTTCTTTTACCACATTACTTGTTAGCAAAAGGTGCTTATGTGTATGTTTGTAGTATTGGTCAACTAAGATTTCACAGATACCACTTACATCAAAATGGAACTCTTTTTCTGCAGATAGAATCATATCAGAGCAAACTGGAGTTGGTGAAGCACCAAAGCAGCACTTGTACGAGTGGATGTATACTAGTGTGTTGATGTGTATCTCTGCTTAGGCTTTGGATTAGGAAACTATGGATAGTCTAGATGCGATTTGAGGTAGCATTCGACGAAGTATAACAATTAGAGTGTATATATAGGCACTAACTTTGAAGTGTTGTAGGCTTATTTCAAACTAAATTTGATTAGTGCTTTGCTGAGAATCACCACGGTTAAAATGTCACTGTTTGGATGCAAGTCTTCATGTACGTGAGTAGTGTTCGGATGAATTGATTTCTCTGTGCCCTGAATTGCTGAAGTTTCAAATGGTTATGTGGTCTTGCATGATTCTCAAGAACTGACATCAAAGCGAAACTAGTTTTAACCTAATGCAACAAAATTTTGATTAACATAATTATGGTTTTTATCTTTTTATCTATATTTTATGCTATGTAGTTGCAGCAGTTTTTAAATATTGCTTGTTTTTCGCCTGATTTTAATTGTGCTGCATTCTCTGCAATGACTTGTTTGATTGTTTTGTTTTGCTTTGCTTGACAGCTGTGAGCGAAAATATTTGTATTATTCTTTTTGAATTTGAGGTTCCTGATCATCTCATGCAAATTAAAATTGGGGTACGAAACATTTCTCACGGTTATCTCAATTGAAAGTTTTAACTGTGACCGGCCAATGATTTACCACGCAGGCAGAAATCTGGGGTTGGAAAagattttgagttttttttttttttttttttgtggttactATGGTTGTTTACACTATTCTAGCAGCCAATAGAATCCAAAGATAAGAAATGCCCAAGTAATTGGGGAACTTCTCTTGATGTGTCCAAAGAACCTCGTCAGAGTGCTGCGCAACAAAGAAGACAACCTAGTCTTCCGTCCTGTTCGCCTTCATAACATGCTCTACAACTGTCTGTCATCTGCCAGATATCATGTAACTGTCATCTGCCAGATATCATGTAACAAAGGGTTGTCCTTCCTCCTTGACCCCGCCCCCCCCAAGATGAATCTCCTTCCACCAAAATGTACTCTGCTCCTAACACTCATGTCGCATTGGTAATACATTTTCATGTTGTCCCGAGCTCTGCGCCCATAGCCATCAGATTGACCACATGTTGCACCCTACCATAATCAGTCGCGAGTCATGACTCCTAATCACAAATCCCATACCTGCACTGTCCACACCATCAGATATACTTTCGTCGAAATTCAGTTTCAAATAGCTAAGCGCGGGGATAGAATTTTCACTGCAAGAAAGATTAACCTGCACCTCAATCTCTAGCGGACTCCTCAAAAAATCCATCAGCGAGAACTTAAAAGTGTTCAGAATGAACGATTCAAGGGCCAGTACTGTTTGGCTTTTGATATGATTCAAGCCTGATGGAGGTTTGAATCAGGTAAGAAAGACAAGAATTCGCAGTTCCTGATCCATATTCGAATCAGCTAAAAAAGACGAATTCAAGCTTGACCTGTTCATATTCCCAGTGGGGTAAAAGTTATTTTATTGATCCACCAGGTCTTTTGGCTTTGATCAGATCCACAATAAGGCAAGCataatccatgatcataaagcAGGAGGGATAACTGCATGAACATTATTTAAGAAAACAAATTTAACATGCACACACCACTAATAACTGGGGCTGTTAAATGAACCGAGCAGCTTGCGTTAGGATCATAGTTCAGCTTGAATCAATCTCGTTTCACAGCCAAACAAATGTAGTACCGATCTTAGGATCAGGTTCACAATTTCTGTTCTGCAAAGGcacaaatttaaatttgaagccACGTTCAACATCATCTGAGATTCTTTTCCAACAAATCTATATAAGCTGGTCATCATGTAGTCACAGGCTCTCAGTAGCTGCAAGCTTCATTAGTTCAAGAAATCGAATGTACATATTTAGTACTCATCAGTTAACATGAACAAATGGTGACAAAAAATAATCCCTCGGTGGAAATCAAGAAACTTTCAATATATAAATTTGGTGGGTCTCACCCTCCCTACCcgaaaaggggaaaaagaaaatatattcaaacatCTAGATTtgactcttcttttttttttttgagaaaacctCCAGTATTTAAACTGATTGCGCTGAAATAGAATATAAAAGTCCGACCATAGTATCATTTAGATATCAAACTACTAAATTTTGAGTTTACAACCTATCATAACCATCTTAGATAATTCTCAGTATAGTAATGAATAAATGTAGATGGTCGTCGCTTTTAACTTGAGTCAACCATTCTTCATGCATGATCAATACGCCAAACGGCATGTCCCGGAGTAGATGAATATACACAACTAAACTAATCTCCAATAGTCAGTATTGAAACTGGCATCAGAATAGCCATAGCATCCCTCGGTATCAGCTTCAAGTGAAACATTattacacacacaaaaaaaacacTCCCTTTAAGCCATTCTCATGATGTAGAAAATATGACAttcaatttatatatttttctgaaaCAATATAACAAATGTAAGattctaaaaattctaaaacgCATTTTAAAATAATGCTCTGCTATAGTAACTCATGACTACCTGCAAACTTTTTTTTGGTATTCATAATAAGTGACTGAACACTGAACACAACCTTGGTgtgggtttttcttttttgtgcacAAATAAGGAAGCAAACCCTGATTACATTCTTCTAAGAACGCTATCAGCCATAACATCTGCCTGAATTAACAAAGAGTGGCTCTGACTGGACACTTCCATCCACAAGAAAATAGGTTTACACAATGAATGGATAATCAGGATTGCCCACAGTCAAAAACACATTTAAGTGGATCAAACTAATATCAAAGTTAGCTtttcattttcagaaaaatcatagtagATGAGCATGAGCATAGTCAATTTACTTGTATGTTGAACAATATCATCAATCATATCAAACCTTTGTTCCCCTAGTGTTAGATCTTTCAATAAAAATACATGACCTCCAGATGGCAGCTTTCTCTGACCGTCATTACAAGAAAGAAAACCATATCAATCATGTTTCTGTCATTTTCTCGCTATTGATACATTTCCTAAGCTTTGTTTgacccaaaatggctaggccAGAACACATCGGATTGTACAATCTTTAAATGCTACAATTGGTCCACTGCATACTGGCTGTCCACAAATTTGCTGATCGGAGGGTTGCTCAAAGCCAAAAAAAGCTGAAAACTATCAgcacagaaaagaaggaagaaagaaagaagaggaagaaatagACAAATTCCTTCATCAACTAGTTAATTATACTTAATTACACCTCTTAAATAGGTCCAAGATCTAGTTTCTGAGACCAAGTTACATAACTTGATGTAAGCATGATCCATCCTTCAGAGCTCCCTTTAAAACTAGACCATGAATATGGAAGCTTGCAGACCTGGAACAGCAAGTCAGTGAGCTGATTTCTTCCAGCTATTTTCTTTCAGTCATCTCCCTAAGCAGCAATCTAATCAGATAAGCTTCCTTGTATCTCACTAAACATAGAATTGTCTGAAAATGTAGTCATTACAGTGAAAGTACAGTATTCCTTCAACCAtgatcttcatcttc is from Phoenix dactylifera cultivar Barhee BC4 chromosome 6, palm_55x_up_171113_PBpolish2nd_filt_p, whole genome shotgun sequence and encodes:
- the LOC103713191 gene encoding 65-kDa microtubule-associated protein 6; its protein translation is MGGLERTSISMETTCGALLRELEQIWAEIGVSEDEKDRMLLELERECMQVYTRKVDEASSSRARLHQSLVAKEAELAALVVSLGEHSLQLKMEKQTSLREQLASVTPLLEELQVKKGERVKQFAELQSQIEKISAEITGYSHRSDALNHPFTVEEHDLSITKLTEYQTQLRSLQKEKSDRLHKVLEYVNEVHSLCGVLGVDFRKTVDEVHPSLHETGSEQSTNISDNTLEGLSQAILKLKTEKKIRIQKLRETVESLFELWNLMDSSEEERRRFGKVTSILGSSESNVTYSGILSLETIKQMEAEVARLTKLKSSRMKELVLKRRYELEDICRSAHIELDTSTAPEKSMALIDSGLVDPSELLANVEAQIMKAKEESMIRKEIMDRVKKWLAACEEESWLEEYNQDENRYGALRGAHLNLKRAEKARVMISKIPAIVDNLISRTFAWEDEQNMPFLYDGVRLISILEEYKLTRQQREEEKRRYRDQKKLQNLLTEKEVVYASKPSPRRSNSFNRKINGYHANGNGNGFMTPTSLRFSVGSATPGLLTPRSYSGQHNGYFKEMRRLSTAPLNFVAISKEDATSSFASISGSEPGSPRLG